The Methylomusa anaerophila genome has a segment encoding these proteins:
- a CDS encoding winged helix-turn-helix transcriptional regulator, whose translation MIEYKGASYQCSMELTLSLIGGKWKCIIIWYLGENTLRFCELKRKLPGVTQRMLTLQLRELENDGLVIRKIFVQVPPKVEYSLTDAGKRLIPVLSKLSEWALNCYTTYTTYTADAVTISSSQRPSEE comes from the coding sequence ATGATTGAGTATAAAGGTGCCTCTTATCAATGTTCAATGGAATTAACACTTTCTCTCATTGGCGGTAAATGGAAATGTATAATTATTTGGTATCTAGGTGAAAATACCTTACGCTTTTGCGAATTAAAAAGAAAATTGCCAGGCGTCACACAAAGAATGCTGACATTGCAACTTAGAGAGTTAGAGAATGACGGTCTCGTAATTAGAAAGATATTTGTACAGGTGCCTCCAAAAGTAGAGTATTCGTTAACTGATGCCGGAAAAAGGCTGATTCCAGTACTTTCAAAATTGTCAGAATGGGCATTAAATTGTTATACCACTTATACCACTTATACCGCTGACGCGGTTACTATCTCCAGCAGTCAGCGACCTAGTGAAGAATAA
- a CDS encoding nuclear transport factor 2 family protein gives MKKRLERALELRIEWVMLVDTQSILRAFFDAENKRDWEKYRSFLSPDIVWVLHSKQTMVVYEKVEAYLSAIMEAYKNSDNTFVCEAVYKSSDGHKLVAILKNNLGERSCDIFYFRDDLIVEEHEFILG, from the coding sequence ATGAAGAAAAGGCTAGAGCGAGCACTTGAATTGAGAATTGAATGGGTGATGTTAGTGGATACACAAAGCATATTGCGCGCTTTTTTCGATGCCGAGAATAAGCGAGATTGGGAAAAATACCGTAGTTTTCTTTCACCCGATATAGTATGGGTTTTACATTCTAAACAAACAATGGTAGTTTATGAAAAAGTAGAAGCATATTTATCAGCAATAATGGAAGCGTATAAGAACAGTGATAACACATTTGTTTGTGAAGCAGTGTATAAAAGTTCGGATGGACATAAGCTTGTTGCTATTTTGAAAAACAATCTTGGAGAAAGATCGTGCGATATATTTTATTTCAGAGATGATCTTATTGTTGAAGAACATGAATTTATATTAGGGTGA
- a CDS encoding integrase core domain-containing protein, whose protein sequence is MELQIRSNQGFQYTSQAYFNLIKEYGITPSMSRRGNPYDNAMAENFFAILKTEYIYRQKIQNFEHAQTLIDDYIHYYNFERFQMKYRRAPLEKRRQSA, encoded by the coding sequence GTGGAATTGCAGATCCGCAGCAACCAAGGGTTTCAATACACCTCACAAGCATATTTTAACCTGATTAAAGAATATGGCATTACACCCTCCATGTCAAGACGAGGAAACCCTTATGACAACGCAATGGCTGAGAATTTTTTCGCGATCCTGAAAACGGAATACATTTACCGGCAGAAAATTCAAAACTTTGAGCACGCGCAGACGCTCATCGATGATTACATCCATTATTACAACTTTGAGCGCTTTCAAATGAAATACCGACGAGCACCGCTTGAAAAGCGGCGCCAATCGGCGTAA
- a CDS encoding ferredoxin domain-containing protein, producing MVIESSVAEKEAVLDVAEKMCVAARTAPKTRGIDRIITAILTEIDLEKLATKMDALGHKHDKQFCTRNIRDAKSVRNSDAVVLIGTKTKPRGITFCGFCGFENCSETQQKGGHCAFDDIDLGIAIGSAVSIAADNRIDNRIMFSIGKTAMEMRLLGNDVNKILGIPLSVSGKNKYFDLGAFHPSTTV from the coding sequence ATGGTTATTGAAAGCAGCGTGGCTGAAAAAGAAGCAGTATTAGATGTCGCTGAAAAAATGTGCGTAGCTGCGAGAACGGCGCCAAAAACAAGAGGAATTGACCGTATCATAACAGCAATTTTGACGGAAATAGATCTAGAAAAGTTGGCTACTAAAATGGATGCGTTAGGGCATAAACATGATAAGCAATTTTGCACGCGAAACATACGCGACGCTAAAAGTGTGAGAAATTCGGATGCGGTCGTTCTAATTGGAACAAAAACAAAACCGAGAGGCATTACTTTCTGCGGTTTTTGCGGTTTTGAGAATTGCAGTGAAACTCAACAAAAAGGAGGTCACTGTGCGTTTGATGATATTGATTTGGGAATTGCCATCGGCAGCGCAGTTTCCATAGCGGCCGATAATAGGATTGATAACCGCATAATGTTCTCAATAGGAAAAACAGCAATGGAAATGCGCTTGCTGGGTAATGACGTGAATAAAATTTTAGGAATTCCACTGTCGGTATCAGGTAAAAATAAATATTTTGATTTAGGAGCCTTCCACCCAAGCACAACTGTATAA
- a CDS encoding MerR family transcriptional regulator, giving the protein MTISEVSQKFDISQDTLRYYERVGLIPRVNRNKSGNRDYTEEDCNWVEFIKCMRDAGLTVEVLIKYVALFQKGEETVEERKKLLIEQRQLLQKRTEEMLDTLKRLDYKIECLIVTRNNNKEIGACMPKKY; this is encoded by the coding sequence ATGACGATTTCAGAAGTAAGTCAAAAATTTGATATTTCACAAGATACTCTTCGTTACTATGAACGTGTTGGACTGATTCCTCGTGTGAACCGCAATAAAAGTGGGAACAGGGATTATACGGAAGAAGACTGCAATTGGGTCGAATTTATCAAATGTATGCGAGATGCAGGCCTTACAGTTGAAGTGTTGATTAAATATGTTGCCCTTTTTCAAAAGGGTGAAGAAACCGTTGAGGAGAGAAAAAAACTGCTTATTGAGCAGCGTCAACTGCTCCAAAAAAGAACGGAAGAGATGCTGGATACGCTGAAACGCTTGGATTATAAAATTGAGTGTTTAATAGTTACAAGGAATAACAACAAGGAGATTGGAGCATGTATGCCAAAAAAATATTAG
- a CDS encoding GNAT family N-acetyltransferase, translated as MGSNLMKHLINTQRENGVRTINILVDPNAAGFYDKIGAEFIICSFQT; from the coding sequence ATTGGCAGCAATTTAATGAAGCATCTAATAAATACACAACGAGAAAATGGAGTAAGGACAATTAACATCTTAGTTGATCCTAATGCTGCCGGATTTTATGATAAAATCGGAGCTGAGTTTATCATATGTTCTTTCCAAACATAG
- a CDS encoding (R)-mandelonitrile lyase: MYSLVRLLAKAQSILHYLILSLSLLVSAGAFTGNSVAAEANINSQTVTRAGAQASYQGSSQYFTGNVRVDPLFSVSDLTPFSGNYVTFESGARSAWHTHPAGQRLVVTYGVGWTQEWGGPIVEVHAGDVIWCPPGVKHWHGASPTTPMTHMAITGVVNGKSVDWLEKVSDEEYRK, translated from the coding sequence TTGTATAGCCTTGTTCGGCTATTGGCAAAAGCACAATCTATTTTACACTACCTAATCCTATCGCTTTCTCTGCTCGTTTCTGCGGGCGCTTTTACGGGCAACAGCGTAGCTGCCGAAGCAAATATAAATTCGCAAACAGTCACCCGAGCCGGTGCACAGGCTTCCTACCAAGGTTCAAGTCAATATTTTACCGGCAATGTACGTGTTGATCCTTTATTTTCCGTAAGCGATTTGACTCCATTTTCGGGCAATTACGTTACTTTTGAATCCGGAGCCCGCTCCGCCTGGCACACCCACCCGGCAGGGCAGCGACTGGTCGTTACTTATGGTGTTGGCTGGACACAGGAGTGGGGTGGTCCGATTGTAGAAGTCCACGCCGGCGATGTCATTTGGTGCCCGCCCGGCGTCAAGCATTGGCATGGAGCATCGCCAACCACACCCATGACCCATATGGCTATTACCGGCGTAGTCAATGGCAAAAGCGTTGATTGGCTGGAAAAGGTCAGCGATGAAGAGTATCGGAAATAA
- a CDS encoding carboxymuconolactone decarboxylase family protein, whose product MKHKIAIFLAGIFFSLVGLTPVSQAAGAQDLSAKQQGIVTIAAFTAKGDLEGLKTALNEGLDAGLTVNEIKEILVQMYAYCGFPRSLNGINTFMSVMKEREAKGIKDELGREASPLPDNKSSIELGTEVQTSLIGAPASGAIYTFAPAIDQFLKGHLFGDIFGRDNLDFQSREIATISALASMNGVNNQLRSHFNVGLNVGLTEAQLRSLITVLETRVGRQEADNAQDVLRAVLNSR is encoded by the coding sequence ATGAAACATAAAATTGCCATATTTCTGGCAGGAATTTTCTTCTCATTAGTCGGGTTAACTCCGGTTTCGCAGGCGGCAGGTGCTCAGGATCTGTCTGCCAAACAACAAGGTATTGTTACGATTGCGGCTTTTACTGCCAAAGGCGATTTAGAAGGGCTAAAAACTGCGTTAAACGAAGGCTTGGATGCTGGTTTGACTGTAAATGAAATTAAAGAAATTCTTGTGCAGATGTACGCTTATTGTGGATTTCCACGCAGCTTAAATGGAATCAATACCTTCATGAGCGTAATGAAAGAACGGGAAGCCAAAGGTATCAAGGATGAATTGGGCAGGGAAGCAAGTCCCTTGCCTGATAATAAAAGCAGCATCGAACTTGGCACAGAAGTTCAGACAAGCCTGATAGGTGCCCCCGCCAGCGGGGCAATCTACACCTTTGCTCCCGCCATTGATCAGTTTCTAAAAGGACATTTGTTTGGGGATATCTTCGGACGCGACAACCTGGATTTCCAGAGCAGGGAGATCGCGACCATTTCGGCCTTGGCCAGCATGAACGGCGTTAATAACCAGCTTCGTTCCCATTTCAATGTGGGATTGAATGTGGGGCTGACCGAAGCGCAGCTGAGGAGCCTGATAACCGTGCTCGAAACGAGAGTGGGCAGGCAGGAAGCCGATAATGCTCAAGATGTGCTGCGCGCGGTTTTGAATAGCCGGTAA
- a CDS encoding DUF362 domain-containing protein, translating to MEKVKVYFTDFRTVAFGDGLPAKLKKLIKKADIGQIDMEGKFVAIKLHFGELGNISYLRPNYAKAVADVVKELGGKPFLTDCNTMYPGKRKNALEHLECAWENGFTALTVGCPILIGDGLKGTDDIAVPVVGGEYVKEAKIGRAIMDADVFISLTHFKGHEMTGFGGAIKNIGMGSGSRAGKTDQHSSGKAHIQQDLCRGCNRCRKECANEGLMFDTASKKMTVNQENCVGCARCLGACNFDAIAFDNDAANELLNRRMAEYTKAVVDGRPSFHISLVVDVSPNCDCHGENDAPILPDLGMFASFDPLALDQACVDACLKSAPLPGSHLADNIANPSFVDHHDHFTNSAPESEWRTCLEHAEKIGLGTRDYELIVVK from the coding sequence ATGGAAAAAGTAAAGGTTTATTTTACTGATTTCCGTACGGTAGCTTTCGGAGACGGACTGCCTGCCAAACTAAAGAAACTGATTAAAAAAGCCGATATCGGGCAGATCGATATGGAGGGCAAGTTCGTCGCCATCAAGCTACACTTTGGCGAGTTGGGAAACATCAGTTACCTTCGCCCCAATTATGCCAAGGCCGTTGCTGACGTGGTAAAGGAACTGGGTGGCAAGCCTTTTTTGACCGATTGCAATACCATGTACCCCGGTAAACGAAAAAACGCCTTAGAGCATTTGGAATGTGCATGGGAGAATGGTTTTACCGCGCTGACAGTAGGATGTCCTATTCTAATCGGGGACGGACTGAAGGGGACTGATGATATCGCGGTACCTGTTGTGGGAGGCGAATATGTGAAAGAGGCCAAAATCGGCCGAGCCATTATGGATGCAGACGTATTTATCAGCTTGACCCATTTCAAAGGGCATGAAATGACCGGCTTTGGCGGTGCTATTAAAAACATAGGCATGGGCAGCGGCTCACGCGCCGGAAAAACGGATCAACACAGCAGCGGCAAAGCCCACATTCAACAGGATTTGTGTCGAGGCTGTAATAGGTGTCGGAAGGAGTGTGCCAACGAGGGTCTGATGTTTGACACTGCCAGCAAAAAGATGACGGTTAATCAGGAAAATTGTGTGGGTTGTGCCCGCTGCCTGGGTGCCTGCAATTTTGATGCCATCGCATTCGACAACGACGCCGCTAACGAGCTTTTGAACCGTCGTATGGCGGAATATACCAAAGCAGTAGTGGACGGACGCCCTTCCTTCCATATTTCCTTGGTAGTGGATGTATCCCCAAACTGCGACTGTCACGGAGAAAACGACGCGCCTATTCTGCCTGATCTGGGTATGTTTGCATCCTTTGATCCGCTGGCACTGGACCAAGCCTGTGTAGACGCCTGTCTGAAGTCCGCGCCGCTTCCAGGTAGCCACTTGGCCGACAATATAGCAAACCCGAGCTTTGTTGACCATCATGATCACTTTACCAACTCTGCACCAGAGTCCGAATGGCGCACCTGTTTGGAGCATGCGGAGAAAATCGGGTTGGGTACTCGGGACTATGAGCTGATTGTAGTTAAATAA
- a CDS encoding flavodoxin family protein yields MSKKLLVLTGSPREGGNSDLLAGAFIKGAEQSLHSVERFDAGRKKIMGCRACGTCFKKGTACSFDDDFNSLAPLLQKAEALVFVTPLYWFTFTAQLKAAIDKLESFIAGERPLQIKECMLLACGATEKEEEFSGLIASYQHIASYQQWQDKGFLIVSKVSAKGDILYTDALAKAEQLGREF; encoded by the coding sequence ATGAGCAAAAAACTTCTGGTATTAACGGGCAGCCCCCGCGAAGGCGGCAACAGCGATTTATTAGCGGGTGCTTTTATAAAAGGCGCAGAGCAATCCTTACACAGCGTCGAGCGTTTTGATGCAGGCCGAAAAAAAATAATGGGGTGTAGAGCCTGCGGCACCTGCTTTAAAAAGGGAACAGCCTGCTCTTTTGACGATGATTTTAATTCTCTCGCACCTTTGTTGCAAAAAGCAGAAGCGCTCGTTTTTGTAACGCCCTTGTATTGGTTTACGTTTACCGCCCAGCTAAAAGCCGCTATCGACAAACTGGAATCGTTTATTGCGGGCGAGCGGCCTTTGCAGATTAAGGAATGTATGCTGCTCGCCTGCGGGGCAACTGAAAAGGAAGAAGAATTTAGCGGCCTAATTGCATCTTATCAGCATATAGCCAGCTATCAGCAATGGCAGGATAAAGGCTTTCTAATCGTATCTAAGGTTTCGGCAAAAGGCGATATCCTGTATACCGACGCACTTGCAAAAGCCGAACAACTTGGCAGAGAATTTTAA
- a CDS encoding winged helix-turn-helix transcriptional regulator — MGIESCSPTGVAIKDTGFGYTLSVIGGKYKMTILYWLVEYKEVMRFNELKKCIGTISFKTLNTTLKELEADQLIIRKEYPQVPPKVEYRLSERGKSLIPVLNMMCEWGNVNRI, encoded by the coding sequence ATGGGAATTGAAAGCTGTAGTCCGACCGGCGTTGCTATTAAAGATACCGGTTTTGGTTATACCTTATCTGTCATCGGTGGAAAATATAAAATGACTATCCTGTATTGGCTTGTGGAATACAAAGAGGTAATGCGATTTAATGAACTTAAAAAATGTATCGGTACTATATCATTTAAAACCTTGAACACTACGCTGAAAGAATTAGAGGCTGATCAGTTGATTATACGAAAAGAGTATCCGCAAGTTCCGCCCAAAGTGGAGTATCGTTTATCCGAGCGGGGCAAGTCTCTTATTCCCGTGCTGAATATGATGTGTGAATGGGGAAATGTCAATCGGATTTAG